Within Streptomyces antibioticus, the genomic segment CCGCTGTCGGCGGCGGCCGGCGTCTCCGCGGCAGGCACGGGCACGGGCCCAGGCCCGGACCCGGGTTCAGGGGGCGCCTCGCGTATCCGATGCCCGGCCGGCGTCAGGAAGTGGTCGTGCGGCGGCCTCGGGTGCCGGAAGGCGAGCCCCCGTTTCACCAGCGCCGCGAGCTGCGCGGGCGTGCCCCGCAGCCGCCCGGTGACCGGTTCGGCGGCGTCGATCACACGCCGCTGCGCGGCGGTCGGCGCTCGGCTCACGGCATGCCCCTTCGTGCGTTCCGCTGTCCACTCGAAGGCTACGGCCCGGGTCTGACATTCCAGGCGGCGATCACCGGCCGCCCGTGCTCGGTGCCCAGCCGGGACAGGGTCCCGGTGGCGAGCTGGAAGTGCGCGCCCTCGGAGGCGGGCAGCCCGAGCCGCCTGGCGGTCAGCACCCGCAGGAAGTGCCCGTGCGCCACCAGCACCACACACCCCTCGGTGTTGGCGTGCGCCGCGTCGATCTTGGCCAGCATCCGGTCGGCCCGCTCCCCGACCTCGTCCGGGCTCTCCCCGGGATGCTCGGGCGGCCCGGGCGCGACCCCGTCCGTGAACAGGAACCAGTCGGGCCGCTCCCGGTGGATCTGTACGGTCGTGACGCCCTCGTAGCCGCCGTAGTCCCACTCGCGCAGGTCGGTGTCGATCCGGAAGTCGCGCAGCCCGATCAGCTCGGCGGTCTCCCGCGCGCGCTGGAGCGGGCTGACGAACGCGGCCCCGATCCGGTGCGAGCGGATCATCGGCACCAGCCGCCGCGCCTCGTCCCGGCCGTGTTCGGTCAGCGGGACGTCGGTCCACCCGGTGTGCCGACCGGACCGCGACCACTCGGTCTCACCGTGCCGCACGAGAAAAAGATCACCCATGCGGTCACCGTAAGCGCTCCTACTGCCGGTATCCGCTCAGGAACCTGCCGATCCGTCCGATGGCCGCCTCCAGGTCGTCCGCGTGGGGGAGGGTGAGGACGCGGAAGTGGTCGGGGGCGGGCCAGTTGAAGCCCGTGCCCTGCACCACCTGGATCTTCTCGCGCAGCAGCAGATCGAGGACGAACTTCTCGTCGTCGTGGATCGGATGCACCTTGGGATCGATGCGCGGGAACGCGTACAGCGCGCCCTTGGGCTTCACACAGGAGACGCCGGGGATCTCGTTGAGCTTCTCCCAGGCCACGTCGCGCTGTTCATGGAGCCTGCCGCCCGGCGCGGTGAGGTCGCGGATGGACTGCCGGCCGCCGAGCGCGGCCTGGATGGCGTACTGGGCGGGCGCGTTGGCGCACAGGCGCATGGAGGCCAGCATGGTCAGGCCCTCCAGATAGTCGCGCGCGTGCTGCCGGGGTCCGGTCACCACCAGCCAGCCGGAACGGAAGCCCGCCACCCGGTACGTCTTCGACAGACCGCAGAAGGTCAGCACCACCAGATCGGGGGCGAGGGCGGCGGCCGAGTGGTGGACGGCGTCGTCGTACAGGATCTGGTCGTAGATCTCGTCGGCGAACACCATCAGGCCGTGCCGGCGGGCCAGATCGAGGATGCCCTCGACGATCTCCTTCGGATACACCGCGCCGGTGGGGTTGTTGGGGTTGATGATGACGACGGCCTTGGTGCGGTCGGTGATCTTCGCCGCCATGTCGTCCAGGTCGGGGTACCAGTCGGCCTGTTCGTCGCACAGGTAGTGGACCGCCTTGCCGCCCGCGAGGGTGGTCACCGCCGTCCAGAGGGGGAAGTCGGGGGCGGGGATGAGGATTTCGTCGCCGTCCTCCACCAGCGCCTGTACGGCCATGGAGACCAGCTCGGACACGCCGTTGCCGAGGAAGACGTCGTCGACGCCGACCTCCAGGCCCAGGTCCTGGTAGCGCTGGGCGACCGCGCGGCGGGCGGAGAGGATGCCGCGCGAGTCGGTGTAGCCGTGCGCCTGCGGCAGCATGCGGATCATGTCCTGGAGGATCTCCTCCGGCGCCTCGAACCCGAAGAGCGCGGGGTTGCCGGTGTTGAGGCGGAGCACGCTGTGGCCCGCCGCCTCCAGCGCGTCGGCGTGCTCGATCACCGGGCCGCGGATCTCGTAACAGACCTCGCTCAGCTTGTTGGACTGCCGGAACTCCATGCGCGCTCGCCCCTCCGGTTCGTGGTGTCGCTTGGTTTTACCAAGCTCGAGCTTGGAAAGTCCAACAACATGTCTAGACTGCGTCGCATGTCACCTCGCCGAAGCTACGACCAGTACTGTTCCGCCGCCCGCGCCCTCGACGTCGTGGGTGACCGCTGGACCCTGCTGATCGTCCGGGAGCTGCTCGCCGGCCCGCGCCGCTACACGGATCTGCACGCCGACCTGCCGGGCGTCAGCACGGACGTGCTCGCCGGACGGCTGAAGGACATGGAGCGCGACGGCCTGGCCACCCGGCGCCGGCTGCCCCCGCCCGGCGCGGCCTTCGTGTACGAACTCACCGCACGTGGCCGGGAGTTGCTGCCGGTGCTGCAAGCGCTCGGGGCCTGGGGCGAGGCGGAACTCGGCGAGCGCCGGCCCACCGACGCGCTGCGCGCGCACTGGTTCGCGCTCCCGCTGCTGCGCGGCCTGGAGGGCGAGGGGCTGGTCGAAGTCCGGCTGGAGGAAGGGGACTTCCATCTCCACGTCGGGACGGTGGAGGGGCCGGTCCACGGCGACGGCCGCGCGCCCCGGGAGCCCGACGCCCGGCTCACGCTCGACGCCGACACGGCGGCGGCCGTCGCGCGCGGGGAACTCGCGGTGCCGGACGCCGTGCGCGCGGGGAGGATCGAGGTCACGGGCGACGGGACGCTGGCGAAGGAACTGCGCGAGGCGTGACGGACGGTCAGGACCGGTGCGCGACATGAGAGGAGGCCCACCACGCGGTCGTGGTGGGCCTCCCGGGGCTCATGCCGTAAGGCGGCCGGTCAGGCGCCCGGCGGCACCTGCCGGGGCCGCCCCGAGCCGCGGGTCAGGGTGTAGCCGCCGATGCCCGCCAGCGCGGCCAGCACCGCGCCGATCCCGGACCACACCCAGCGGTCGGACCACCAGCCGGACGCCCAGCCGTCGTCGGGCTCCAGGCTCGACAGCACGGCGGACGCCGACGAGTCCTCGTCCTCGTCCTGCGCGGCCGACTGCACCGCCACGCCGGGGATCAGCGGCTCCGCCAGTGAGCCGTCGACCGCCGCCGAGCCGCCGATGTGCTTGGACTCCACGCGGAGTTCGGCGTTCATCGGCAGACCCAGGTCGGACGCCTTCAGACCGGTGGCCGTCAGCCGGACGTAGTACGTGCCCGGCAGCGGGTCGTTCGCCCACGGCTCCGACCAGGCGCGGACCGTGCGCAGCACACAGGTCAGCTCGACGGACGCGGTGCCCTCCGCGGCGGTGCGGGTCTGGGCGCCGTACTGGCACGCCTGACGGCGCCGCAGACCGTCGTACACATCGACCTGCCAGGTCTGGGACGCGTGCTGGTCCGGCAGCTTCACCGTCGCCTTCACGGTGGGCCGTCCGCCCGAGTCGGCCGGGAACGACCAGTACAGGTAGTCACCCGTGGACGCGCTCGCCGTGGCCGTCTGTCCCTGCTCGACCTCCGTCGCCGTACGGAACGACGTGCCGGCCGAGGTGGGTCCCGTGCCGTCCTCGGACGGGCTCGCGGAGGGGGTGGAGTCGGCGGCGGCGGGACCGGCCGCGAGCCCCAGCGCCAGCAGGGCGCCGCTCAGCACTCGTGTGATTCGCATCAGTTGGTCCTCCAGACCGCGACACGCCAGCGGGACACCCAGCCCCAGACGACTCCGGCGAGGAAGCCGACCAGCACCAGCAGGGCGAGCAGCCACCAGCCGCGGCCGAGACCGAAGGAGGCCACGTCGGACGCGGGGGAGGGGGAGTCGACCACGTCCACGGTCAGCTCCACCGGCATGCCCGGCGTGGTCTTCACACCGGCCGCGGCCGAGTAGGAGTTGGTCACCTGGAGACAGACCGCCTCGGCCGCCGCCTCGTCGTCGTCGCTCTCCGCCTTCGGGTAGCGCAGACCGGTGGAGACGACGTCGGTACGGCCGATGCCGGACGCCTCGCCGCGCACGATCTCCCGGCCGTGCACGGTGACCGCCCGCAGCAGCACGCCGTAGTGGGGGTTCATGGCCCGGTCCGACGACACGCTGACCGAGGCGCGCAGTTCCTGGCCCGGCTCGACGTCGACCCGGTACCAGCGCTCCTGGCCGAACTCCTCACGGTCGGTGTAGAGCCCGGACTTCAGGGTGGGCGCCTCGGCGCAGGAGTCCGCGCCCTCGGTGGCGACCGGGGTCACCACCGGGTCGGCCGCGCGGTCCACCAACTGGTTCACCTTGTCGGTGAGTTCGTCGGTGTGCTCGACCGAGGTGTAGGTGCCGCCGGTGGCCTCGGCGATGCAACTGAGCTGCTGCCGCATCTTGGTGTTGGGCACCAGGCCGAGGGTGTCGATGGTCAGGCCGATGCCCTTGGCGGCTATCTCGCGGGCCACCTCGCACGGGTCGAGCGGGGCGCAGGTGTCCTCGCCGTCGCTGATCAGCACGATCCGCTTGGAGCCGGAGCCGCCGTCGAGGTCGTCGGCCGCCTTCAGCAGGGCCGGGCCGATCGGCGTCCAGCCCGTCGGCGACAGGGTGGCCACCGCCGCCTTCGCCTCGGTGCGGTCCAGCGGGCCCACCGGGTAGAGCTGGGCGGTGTCCTTGCAGCCCGTCTTCTGGTCGTTGCCGGGGTAGTTGGCGCCCAGCGTGCGGATGCCGAGCTGGACCTCCTCGGGCGTCGCGTCCAGCACCTCGTTGAACGCCTGCTTGGCCGCGGCCATGCGGGTCCCGCCGTCGATGTCCTTGGTCCGCATGGACCCGCTGACGTCGAGAACCAGGTCGACCTTGGGCGCGAGGGCGGATATCTCGTCGGCGGCGGCCCCGGACGGGAACGCGAGCCCCGCCGTGAGCGCGGCGAGCAGGGCACAGACGCCCGCCGCCAGCCGTTGTGTTCTGATCATCGGCGGATCCTAGTGATCAGGAGTGTCCGGCCACAAAACGGGGTCCGTCGCGGAGGTCAAGCCGTCGTCGCGGTCAGCGGGTTGGGGAGGCTCGTCCACTGGTCGCCGGGGCTGCCGGGGGACAGACGCATCAGCGTCAGCGCCTTCACCGGGAGGGGTTCCCCGCGCAGGGCCGTCAGATCGGGGCCGGGCGGCAGGTCCCGCACCGCCGCTTCCAGGGCCGCCGCAAGGTGCGCGCCGCTGCCCAGGGTGGCCGCGAGCGCGCCGCAGATCAGGGAGCCGAAGAGCTTGCGCCGCAGGGCCGTCACCTCGTCGGTGCGGATACGGGCGGGGAGTTCGTCGGGCAGGGGGATCCCGGCGGCGGCCAGTCGCGCCGGGCCCACCCGGATGTCGGCGAGGTCGCGGTAGACCAGACGCAGGGGTGCGCCGGACGGGTCCAGCACGACCAGCAGGTTCTGTCCGTGCGCCTCCAGGGCCACGCCCAGCTCCAGCAGCCGCAGTCCGACCGTGAGGCACAGCCGCGCGAAGTCGGCCGACCAGGCGGGGGAGTCGGGCAGGCCGGTGGTGGCGAGGGCGGCCACCGGGACGACGTGCTCGCCCGGTCCGCCGTGGACGGCGGGCGACTCGCGCAACACCGCCGCCAGGTCGGGTGAGTTGGCGGTGGCCGCGCCCAGGGTCCGGGTCACGTGCAGCAGTCCGTCCGAACGGGCGGCCAGGATCTCCCCGAACGCCGACAGCGCCGCCGAAGCGGCCACCGAGCCGACGGAGATGTCCCGGACCGAGGACGTCAGACGCGTGCTCAACGCCGTCTTCACATGCGGTCCGTCCGGCAGCGCGAGGGTGCGCAACGACATCAACGGGTGCGCGGAGACGCCCTGTTCGCAGGTGCGCTTGAGGACGTGTGCCGCCTGCCACGGATGCACCGGGAGCACCAGCCGCCGCCCGTCCCGCAGTTCGGCCGGCCACTCGCCCGACACCAGACACTCCGCCACCGGCACCGGCAGCAGCCCCAGCCGTACCACGGGCCCGTGCTCCGGACCGTAGGCCAGCTCCTCCGCCACCGTGAATCCGGGCCGGGAACGGCAGTTGGGGTGGTAGGGGTGCCCGTCGACCACCCTGCGCTCCCACTCCCAGTCGTGCACCGGCCACTCCTTCGAGTGAACCCCGGCAGTCGGCTGCCCGGCCCGTGACAGCGCCAAGGACGCGACACTGTGGCCGAGTTCGACCGCGAAGCCGTCGCCGTGCGGCACCCTCAGCGCCGCCGTCAGCCGGGCGGGATCGTCGTACGCCACCCCGTCCAGCCGCACTTGGCCCACATACGCCGTGGTGGCGTACGGGTCGGACAGCGGGCCGTGCAGGCGGCGCCCGTCGCGCAGCCGCAGCGTGAGGCCCTCCGCGCCCCGCTCCCGCCCCGCGATCCAGGGCAGCGGCTCATGCGCCAGGGCCCGCCACAGCCGGGTCAGCACGGCCGCCCGGGCACCGGGCAGCGCGGCCGTGAACCGGGGGCCGAGGTCGGGCCGTACGACGGCGAGTTCGGCGGCGAGTTCGGCGGCCACCTCGGCCTCGGCGGCGGTGGGGGGACGGTGCACAGGCGGACTCCTCGGTGCGGAGGTCGAATCAGACACGGACGCGGATACGGCGACGGATCAGGGTACGAATACAGGCACAAGTCGGGTACGGACCGTTAAGGCCATCCCGTCACGGCGAGGTCGCGACGGCAGCGATACTGATCGTCTCCGCACGAATGAACCGTAGGGAACCGTGGACCGCGCCGATCTCAGCCCCCCGTCCGCCGAGGCCGCAGCACTCGCGGCGGCTCCCGCAGAGGACGGCGCGGCCGACGCCTACGCGGCCGCGCCCCTGCTCAACTGCCTGCTGCGGGAGGTCGCCGAACCCCTGCCGGAACATCCGGAAGGGCACGGCCGGTTCGTGTACCGGCTCCCCGGCACCGGCCGATTGCTGCGGGTGCGCGGCACCCGGCGCCCCGCCGACCCCGAGGTGAACGCGGACGGCACCTGGCACCCGCTCGGGCATCGCGCCCTGGTCGAGCTGACCGCCGAGGAACTGTGCCGCCGCACCGGCCTGTCCAACGACGAACTGCCCACCGAGATCATCGACAGCAGGGACGTGGTCGCCGCCCTGCTCGCCGCACGCGCGCGTGCCGTCCCGCCCGCCGACCCGTACCGGCGCTCCGAGCAGTCCCTGGTCACCGGCCACCCCCACCACCCCGCCCCCAAGGCGCGCGGCGGCGCCCCGGCCGCCCGCTGGCTGCCGTACGCGCCGGAGGCGTACGCCCGCTTCCCGCTGGTGCTGCTGGGGGTGCGCGAGGACACGGTCGTCGAGGAGGGCGACACGTCCGCCCTGGACGCGCTCGGCACGGCACCGCCCGGCTACCGGCTGCTGCCCGCCCACCCCTGGCAGCTCGACCTGACGGGCGCCCGGCTGGCCCCCGCCCTCGCCGACGGTCGGCTGATCCGGCTCGGCACCACCGCCTTCGACACCTGGCCGACCGCCGCCGTCCGCACGCTGTACGCGCCCGAGCGGGACCTGTTCCTGAAGTTCAGCCTCGACGTGCGCATCACCAACGACATCCGCAGGCTGTGGCGGCACGACCTGCTGCGGCTGCGCCGTACCGACGAGGCCGTCGCGAAGGCGTTCGAGGCGGGCGGCGGTCCCGCGGCCTGGCTGAGCGACCGCGGCTACCGCACCGCCGGATTCGCCTTCGAGGAGCTGGCCGTCCTGGTCCGCGACGGACTGCGGGGCCACCTCCGCCCCGGCACGACCCCGCTGCTCGCCGCCGGGCTCGCGGAGGGCTTCGACGGCAGCCCGCTCGCCGCGACGACGGACCCGGCCGCCTGGTGGGAGGCGTACCTGGCCGCCGTCGTCCCGCCGGTGCTCGCGGCCTTCGCCGACCACGGTGTCGTCCTGGAGGCCCATGTCCAGAACACGCTGGTCGCCGTCGGCCCGGACGGTACGCCGGAGCAGGCGCTGTTCCGGGACGCCGAGGGCGTGAAGCTGCTGCCGGAGGTGGACCGCGCCGCGGGCTGGGAGCGGCTGGTGTACTGCCTGGTCGTCAACCACCTCCTGGAGATCGCCGCCGCTCTCGCCGAACGGCACCCCGGGCTCGACCCCTGGCCGGCCGTCCGCCGCGAGCTGGTCCGTCACGACCTGCCCGAGGCGCACGCCCTGCTCACCGCGCCCACCCTGCCCGGCAAGACGAACCTGCTGCTGCGCTGGACCGGCGCGGACGGGGCGGACGCGCGCTATGTGCCACTGCCGAATCCGCTGGCCGGTGCATGACACGCCTTCCGGTGCATGACACGCCTTCCGGTGCATGACACACCCACAGGAGCCGGCGCCCGGTTGCGCCACCCGGCCCCCACCCCGTCACCCGCCCGGGGCTTCCTCCCCTGACGTCACCCCCCTCCCCGTGTCGATTACCCGATGATCGCGGCGCGGCTGGCACGCTCACTGCTCGTCCTCACCAGGTCACGGACAGCAGGGGAGTTCACACATGTGGAGCAAGGTGCACTGGGGTGTGGCGGGGGTCGTCGCGATCGCGTCCCTCCAGGCGTTCCTGCCGTCGGCCCACGGCCAGGACCGCCCTCGGACACCGGCCTCGGCAGGGGCGCGCAGCGAGGAGCGGGCCGTCGTGGTCACGCCCGACAAACGCGGCGCCGTACTGCGCGCCGTGGCCACCCGGCCGTTCAGCATGCTCGGCGTCACCTGGGACGATCCGGCGGTGCGCCTCGTCGGGACCGTGGAGGTGCGCACCCGCGCCGCCGAGACGGGCGAGTGGTCGGAGTGGCGCACGCTGGACAGTGAGGAGGGCCAGGGCGACGAGACGGCACTGCGCGGCGGCACCGACCCCCTGTGGGTGGGGCTCTCCGACGGCGCGGAGGTGCGGGTCGCCGCGTCGGCCGACGAGGTGTCCGCCCTGCCTGCGGGGCTGCAACTCGACCTGATCGACCCCGGGCGGGACGCCCCCGCCCCGCAGTCGGCCCGGCTCCCGGCCGCTCCCGCGCAGGGCGCCCCCGGTACGGCGTCCGCGCCCCGCCCGGCGATCGTCCTGCGCGCCGGATGGGGCGCCGACGAGTCGATCAGCCCGGCGGCCCCCGCCTATCTCGCGGGCGGCAAGGTCAAGGCGGTGGTCGTGCACCACACCGCCGACTCCAACAGCTTCACCTGCGCCCAGGCGCCGGCCGTGCTGCGGGGCATCTACGCCTACCACGTACAGCAGTTGGGCTGGAAGGACATCGGCTACAACTTCCTGGTCGACCCCTGCGGCACGATCTACGAGGGCCGCAAGGGCGGCGTCGACCGCCCGGTGCTCGCCGCCCACGCGTACGGCTTCAACTCCCAGACCACCGGCGTCGCCGTCCTCGGCACGTACACCACCGCCGCGCCCAGCGAGGCGGTCCTCAGCTCGGTGGCCCGGCTCGCGGCCTGGAAACTCGGCCAGTACGGCGTCGACCCCACCGGCACCACCACGCTCACCGCCGGGGCGGACGGTACCAACTACTTCCGCAAGTCCTGGAAGCTGGGCGCCCAGTTGAACTTCTCCACCATCCACGGCCACCGCGACGGCTACAACACCCTGTGCCCCGGCGACCAGCTCTACGCCGAACTCCCCACCATCCGCGCCCTGGCCGCGAGCAGCACGGTCAAGACGGCGGACGAGCAGCCGGTGCCGACGCCGGTCCCCGGAAGCGGTGACTGACAACGGCGTTCCGCACCGGGGCCCGCCCCTGGTTACGATGGTCGCCCAGCGACGAGATCGGCCTGAGGACATGCTGAGAGAGGTCACCGCGACCCGGTACATCGCACCCCTGCGGTCGGGCGGCTCCGTGCCCGCGGTGGTCGAGGCGGACGACCTGGGGACGTACGTCGTCAAGTTCACCGGGTCGGCGCAGGGGCGGAAGGCGCTGGTCGCCGAGGTGATCGTCGGGGAGCTGGCGCGGGCGCTCGGGCTGCGCTTCCCCGAACTGGTGTTCGTGGAGTTCGATCCGGCCGTCGCCGACGAGGAGCCGCACCAGGAGGTGCGCGACCTGCACGGCGCGAGCGCGGGACGCAATCTCGGCATGGACTTCCTGCCGGGCGCCCGCGACTTCACCCCCGAGGCCGCGAAGACGTTCCCGGTGGACCCGCTGGAGGCCGGCCGGATCGTCTGGCTCGACGCCCTCACCGTGAACGTCGACCGGACGGTCCACAGCTCCAACCTGATGATCTGGCCGACCTTCGGGACCGTGCCCCCGCGCCTGTGGCTCATCGACCACGGCGCGGCGCTGGTCTTCCACCACCGTTGGGACGCCTCCGACCCCGCGAAGTCCTACGACTTCCGCCATCACGCCCTCGGCCACTACGGCCCCGACGTGCGCGCCGCCGACGCGGAACTCGCGCCGAAGGTCACCGAGGAGCTGCTGCGCGGGATCGTCGCCGAGGTCCCGGACGCCTGGCTCACCGACTTCGCGACGCCGGACGAGGCCCGGGAGGCGTACGTGACGTATCTCCACGCGCGCGTGCGGGCCTCCGCGGAGTGGCTGCCCACCGACTTCCCCAGCCGGGAGGAACTCGCCGCCGAGCAGGCCCGGCGTGCGGCGCGGACGGAACGAGAACGGCCGGACTGGCTCAAGCGGGTCCCCGACCTGCACGGCAAGCCGGCCGCCGAACAGGATTGGTCGGTGCACCTCACATGACGGACGAGCGGCGGGTCGAGATCGAGTACTGCACCCAGTGCCGCTGGCTGCCGCGTGCCGCCTGGCTGGCCCAGGAGCTGCTGACGACCTTCGAGGCCGAGCTGACCGAGCTGTCGCTGAAGCCGGGCAAGGGCGGTGTCTTCGTCGTGCGGGTCGGTGACGAGGTGGTCTGGGACCGCCGCGAGCAGGGTTTCCCGGAGCCTACGGCGGTCAAGCGGCTGGTCCGCGACCGAGTGGCCCCGGGGAAGTCCCTGGGCCACTCGGACACACCCGCGTGAGCGCCTTTCGGCGTCAGCCGCGCAGCAGGCGGTAGGCGGGCAGGGTGAGGAAGTCGGCGTAGTCCTCGTCGAGCGCCACCTCCAGCAGCAGATCGTGCGCCTGCTGCCAGTGCCCGGCGGCGAACGCCTCCTCGCCCAACTCCGCGCGGATGTTGGCCAGTTCGTCGGCGGCGACCTCGCGGGCCAGCTCGGGGGTCGCCTTCAGACCGTTCTCGAACTCCACCCCGGCGTTGATCCACTGCCAGATCTGAGAGCGGGAGATCTCGGCGGTGGCCGCGTCCTCCATGAGGTTGAAGATGGCGACCGCGCCGAGTCCGCGCAGCCACGCCTCGATGTAACGGATGCCGACCTGAACGGCGTTGACCAGGCCCGGGTACGTGGGCTTCGCGTCCAGCGAGTCGACCGCGATCAGGTCGGCCGCCTCGACGTGGACGTCCTCGCGCAGCCGGTCCTTCTGGTTCGGCCGCTCGCCCAGGACCCGGTCGAAGGACTCCAGGGCGATCGGCACCAGGTCGGGGTGGGCGACCCAGGAGCCGTCGAAACCGTCGTTCGCCTCACGGTCTTTGTCGGCGCGGACCTTCTCGAAGGCGACCTTGTTGACCTCGGCGTCGCGCCGGGAGGGGATGAAGGCCGCCATGCCGCCGATGGCGTGCGCGCCCCGCTTGTGGCAGGTGCGCACGAGGAGTTCGGTGTAGGCGCGCATGAACGGCGCCGTCATCGTGACGGCGTTGCGGTCGGGGAGGACGAACCGGGGGCCGCCGTCCCGGAAGTTCTTCACGATGGAGAACAGGTAGTCCCAGCGGCCCGCGTTCAACCCCGAGGCGTGGTCGCGGAGTTCGTAGAGGATCTCCTCCATCTCGTAGGCGGCCGTGATGGTCTCGATCAGAACGGTCGCGCGGATTGTGCCCTGCGGGATGCCGATGTGGTCCTGCGCGAAGACGAACACGTCGTTCCACAGGCGGGCTTCGAGGTGGGACTCGGTCTTGGGCAGGTAGAAGTAGGGGCCCTTGCCGAGGTCGAGCAGCCGCCGCGCGTTGTGGAAGAAGTACAGCCCGAAGTCGACCAGGGTGCCGGGCACTTCCTCGCCGTCCACCTGGAGATGGCGCTCGTCCAGGTGCCAGCCGCGCGGCCGCATCACGACGGTGGCGAGTTCGTCGGCGTCCTTCAGGGCGTACGACTTGCCGGAGACCGGGTCCGTGAAGTCGATACGGCGGGTGTAGGCGTCGGTCAGGTTGAGCTGACCGAGGATGACGTTCTCCCAGGTCGGCGCGGAGGCGTCCTCGAAGTCCGCGAGCCAGACCCGGGCGCCCGAGTTGAGGGCGTTCACGGTCATCTTGCGGTCGGTCGGGCCGGTGATCTCCACCCGGCGGTCCTCCAGCGCCGCCGGGGAGGGCGCCACCCGCCAGGAGTCGTCGGCGCGGATCGCTGCCGTCTCCGGGAGGAAGTCCAGGGTGGAGGTGCGGGCGATCTCCGCGCGGCGCTCGGCGCGGCGGGCGAGCAGCTCGTCACGGCGCGGGGTGAAACGCCGGTGCAGCGCGGCCACGAAGGCGAGGGCCTCCTCGGTGAGGACCTCCTCCTGCCGGGGCAGGGGCTCGGCGTCGACGATGGCCAGCGGGGACGGCGCTGGTGCGGACATGAGCGGTCACTTCCTTCAGCGAGCGTGGCACCGGGTGCCGGGAGGTTCCGTGCTTCCTATCGGTGGATGTTTGTGGATAGTAGTTTCCTCATCGTGGAAGATCAATGGTCTGTCGATGTCGAGAGACCTGCCGAGAGGCCCGGGTTCACTCCAGTCGGGCGAGGTCCGCGGGCGTGTCGATGTCGTACGGCCGGGCCACGTCCCCGCACTCCACGAGCGTGATCGCCGCCTCCCGCGCCCGGAGGTAGGCGCGCGCCCCCTGGTCGCCGGTCGCGCTCGCCGCGACGCCCGCCCAGTGCGCGGCGCCGAACAGCACCGGATGCCCGCGCACCCCGTCGTAGGCGGCCGACGCGAGGGTCTCCTCGCCCCGGAACGCGGCCCGCACCCGGGCCGCCGCCTCCGCGCCGATGCCCGGCTGGTCGACCAGCGACACCAGCGCCGCCTGCGCGCCCGACCCGGTGACGGAATCGAGCCCGCACCG encodes:
- a CDS encoding histidine phosphatase family protein, whose translation is MGDLFLVRHGETEWSRSGRHTGWTDVPLTEHGRDEARRLVPMIRSHRIGAAFVSPLQRARETAELIGLRDFRIDTDLREWDYGGYEGVTTVQIHRERPDWFLFTDGVAPGPPEHPGESPDEVGERADRMLAKIDAAHANTEGCVVLVAHGHFLRVLTARRLGLPASEGAHFQLATGTLSRLGTEHGRPVIAAWNVRPGP
- a CDS encoding pyridoxal phosphate-dependent aminotransferase; translated protein: MEFRQSNKLSEVCYEIRGPVIEHADALEAAGHSVLRLNTGNPALFGFEAPEEILQDMIRMLPQAHGYTDSRGILSARRAVAQRYQDLGLEVGVDDVFLGNGVSELVSMAVQALVEDGDEILIPAPDFPLWTAVTTLAGGKAVHYLCDEQADWYPDLDDMAAKITDRTKAVVIINPNNPTGAVYPKEIVEGILDLARRHGLMVFADEIYDQILYDDAVHHSAAALAPDLVVLTFCGLSKTYRVAGFRSGWLVVTGPRQHARDYLEGLTMLASMRLCANAPAQYAIQAALGGRQSIRDLTAPGGRLHEQRDVAWEKLNEIPGVSCVKPKGALYAFPRIDPKVHPIHDDEKFVLDLLLREKIQVVQGTGFNWPAPDHFRVLTLPHADDLEAAIGRIGRFLSGYRQ
- a CDS encoding winged helix-turn-helix transcriptional regulator, encoding MSPRRSYDQYCSAARALDVVGDRWTLLIVRELLAGPRRYTDLHADLPGVSTDVLAGRLKDMERDGLATRRRLPPPGAAFVYELTARGRELLPVLQALGAWGEAELGERRPTDALRAHWFALPLLRGLEGEGLVEVRLEEGDFHLHVGTVEGPVHGDGRAPREPDARLTLDADTAAAVARGELAVPDAVRAGRIEVTGDGTLAKELREA
- a CDS encoding VWA domain-containing protein; translation: MIRTQRLAAGVCALLAALTAGLAFPSGAAADEISALAPKVDLVLDVSGSMRTKDIDGGTRMAAAKQAFNEVLDATPEEVQLGIRTLGANYPGNDQKTGCKDTAQLYPVGPLDRTEAKAAVATLSPTGWTPIGPALLKAADDLDGGSGSKRIVLISDGEDTCAPLDPCEVAREIAAKGIGLTIDTLGLVPNTKMRQQLSCIAEATGGTYTSVEHTDELTDKVNQLVDRAADPVVTPVATEGADSCAEAPTLKSGLYTDREEFGQERWYRVDVEPGQELRASVSVSSDRAMNPHYGVLLRAVTVHGREIVRGEASGIGRTDVVSTGLRYPKAESDDDEAAAEAVCLQVTNSYSAAAGVKTTPGMPVELTVDVVDSPSPASDVASFGLGRGWWLLALLVLVGFLAGVVWGWVSRWRVAVWRTN
- a CDS encoding IucA/IucC family protein, which translates into the protein MHRPPTAAEAEVAAELAAELAVVRPDLGPRFTAALPGARAAVLTRLWRALAHEPLPWIAGRERGAEGLTLRLRDGRRLHGPLSDPYATTAYVGQVRLDGVAYDDPARLTAALRVPHGDGFAVELGHSVASLALSRAGQPTAGVHSKEWPVHDWEWERRVVDGHPYHPNCRSRPGFTVAEELAYGPEHGPVVRLGLLPVPVAECLVSGEWPAELRDGRRLVLPVHPWQAAHVLKRTCEQGVSAHPLMSLRTLALPDGPHVKTALSTRLTSSVRDISVGSVAASAALSAFGEILAARSDGLLHVTRTLGAATANSPDLAAVLRESPAVHGGPGEHVVPVAALATTGLPDSPAWSADFARLCLTVGLRLLELGVALEAHGQNLLVVLDPSGAPLRLVYRDLADIRVGPARLAAAGIPLPDELPARIRTDEVTALRRKLFGSLICGALAATLGSGAHLAAALEAAVRDLPPGPDLTALRGEPLPVKALTLMRLSPGSPGDQWTSLPNPLTATTA
- a CDS encoding IucA/IucC family protein, which encodes MDRADLSPPSAEAAALAAAPAEDGAADAYAAAPLLNCLLREVAEPLPEHPEGHGRFVYRLPGTGRLLRVRGTRRPADPEVNADGTWHPLGHRALVELTAEELCRRTGLSNDELPTEIIDSRDVVAALLAARARAVPPADPYRRSEQSLVTGHPHHPAPKARGGAPAARWLPYAPEAYARFPLVLLGVREDTVVEEGDTSALDALGTAPPGYRLLPAHPWQLDLTGARLAPALADGRLIRLGTTAFDTWPTAAVRTLYAPERDLFLKFSLDVRITNDIRRLWRHDLLRLRRTDEAVAKAFEAGGGPAAWLSDRGYRTAGFAFEELAVLVRDGLRGHLRPGTTPLLAAGLAEGFDGSPLAATTDPAAWWEAYLAAVVPPVLAAFADHGVVLEAHVQNTLVAVGPDGTPEQALFRDAEGVKLLPEVDRAAGWERLVYCLVVNHLLEIAAALAERHPGLDPWPAVRRELVRHDLPEAHALLTAPTLPGKTNLLLRWTGADGADARYVPLPNPLAGA